The following are from one region of the Plasmodium gaboni strain SY75 chromosome 12, whole genome shotgun sequence genome:
- a CDS encoding protein kinase 2: MEKRYQQLFKGKRIDFPLATGAASHVSLTYDEKKNPYLLCWTYIYQEKPEFTVPLKGCRIINNITEIGPCIHIITSNEEYQFQCRSKEEFDEMSQFFNMLGYPILGFKNVYVLNKKIGKGSFSTAYIGTNILYGNRVVVKEVDKSKVKESNVYTEIEVLRKVMHKYIIKLISAYEQEGFVYLVLEYLKGGELFEYLNNNGPYTEQVAKKAMKRVLIALEALHSNGVVHRDLKMENLMLENPNDPSSLKIIDFGLASFLNSPSMNMRCGSPGYVAPEILKYASYGTKVDIFSLGVILFNILCGYPPFRGNNVKEIFKKNMRCHISFNTKHWINKSESVKEIILWMCCKNPDDRCTALQALGHQWFLPKLTDMHMNANINEIKRNEIITHKSNDQQDVCKKCKHFNNMQNDDIYNNNNNQEEHNKNHKNNYNDYKNYFDTMLKIDEKYSENLIKDKTSMDSISLNKKDYDAYLAHSNEYDTVVLHGKCQTTNNSSSLLSYKGSRRSPPQN, encoded by the coding sequence atggagAAAAGATATCAGCAATTGTTTAAGGGGAAACGAATTGATTTCCCTTTAGCTACAGGAGCTGCTTCACATGTATCATTAACATATGATGAGAAGAAGAATCCATACTTATTATGTTGGACCTATATATATCAAGAGAAACCAGAATTTACTGTACCTTTGAAAGGTTGTCgtataattaataatataaccGAAATTGGTCCGTgtattcatataattacaTCTAATGAGGAATATCAATTTCAATGTAGAAGTAAAGAAGAATTTGATGAAATGAGtcaattttttaatatgttgGGTTATCCAATATTAGGATTTAAGAATGTATATGTattgaataaaaaaattggTAAAGGTAGTTTTTCTACTGCTTATATAGgtacaaatatattatatggaAATCGTGTGGTTGTAAAAGAAGTTGATAAATCAAAAGTAAAAGAATCAAATGTATATACAGAAATAGAAGTTTTAAGGAAAGTTATgcataaatatattattaaattaatatcTGCATATGAGCAAGAAGGATTTGTATATTTAGTATTAGAATATTTAAAGGGTGGTgaattatttgaatatttaaataataatggtCCATATACTGAACAGGTAGCTAAAAAAGCAATGAAAAGAGTTTTGATCGCATTAGAAGCATTACATTCTAATGGTGTTGTACATCGTGATTTAAAAATGGAAAATTTAATGTTAGAAAATCCAAATGATCCAAGCtcattaaaaataatagatTTTGGTTTAGCATCTTTTCTAAACAGTCCATCAATGAATATGAGATGTGGATCTCCTGGTTATGTAGCACCAGAGATTTTAAAATATGCATCATATGGTACAAAAGTTGATATATTTAGTTTAGGtgtaattttatttaatatattatgtgGCTACCCACCTTTCCGAGGTAATAATGtaaaagaaatttttaaaaagaacATGAGATGTCATATTAGTTTTAATACAAAACATTGGATAAATAAATCTGAAAGTgtaaaagaaattattttatggATGTGTTGTAAAAATCCTGATGATAGATGTACAGCATTACAAGCATTAGGTCATCAATGGTTCCTACCCAAACTTACAGATATGCATATGAACGctaatataaatgaaataaaaagaaatgaaatTATTACACATAAATCAAATGATCAACAAGATGTGTGTAAGAAATGtaaacattttaataatatgcaaaatgatgatatatataataataataataatcaagaagaacataataaaaaccataagaataattataatgattataaaaattatttcgATACTATGTTAAAAATTgatgaaaaatattctGAAAATCTAATTAAAGATAAAACAAGTATGGATTCaatttctttaaataaaaaagattaTGATGCTTATCTAGCTCATTCGAATGAATATGACACTGTAGTATTACATGGAAAATGTCAAACAACGAACAATTcatcttcattattatcttATAAGGGTTCAAGAAGATCTCCCCCACAGAATTAA